In a single window of the Saccharothrix australiensis genome:
- a CDS encoding NACHT domain-containing protein, with amino-acid sequence MDHRRLARASRRIALIGAGGVTCLVLLPIAINAATGGSAPRVLGPYATWLWPSLVLLSAVTAALAAWTPLSALLVRRLPAHPANRAAALERVERYVRARQEGSTAEQVRLKLGVAPRVGPRLPTRSTAPLVVVGEPGAGKTSLLLELAATLVHRAKADEDRLVPVLVDLGGWRPAEDFGEWLLGHLARRYRIGARLGRAWLRERRLAVLFDDLDEVPEADRAECLAWITALRLPHVVLCCSTDDYERLPRYDVVHVEPLRRTDVLGLIAACAPRLDGLAEALAKDPDAWDEVRTPLAFGLLALAYRAGRAEYRGVLDTYVVESVARGPGRAERTLRALRFLARIARRRADLVARHRLPRREVWLDFVGPEVVWRLFRRAAPGALAGAAAALCLVVGLAFGVVAAVVAAVCAAALRRGRFPAPVGDRAGGARWAATGFAAGALVVGAVAVVGGRLGGQMARWPAPVGFGLVLVVAFLVALGVTRDRYWAVASALVPAAVMVRTGPAALLAALGVGLCAGAVVGVLTGGLTRVWEGLRGVAPAGRGPRSAPVAGLAGAGLAAVLGAAPGVVLGTLPGVVLGTVFGAVPQWTGVGPVTGLLIGLAVTPVAARPCEPVAELLAKPLALDEFPLRRKAVIQSALDRVLLVDGHRFPHALVRDHLAACDPVELGATAERRREGLSPTASGPRA; translated from the coding sequence ATGGACCACCGGAGACTCGCGCGCGCCTCACGCCGGATCGCCCTGATCGGCGCGGGTGGTGTGACGTGCCTGGTGCTCCTGCCGATCGCGATCAACGCCGCGACCGGCGGCTCCGCACCACGCGTGCTCGGGCCGTACGCGACGTGGCTGTGGCCGTCCCTGGTGCTGCTGTCCGCCGTCACCGCCGCGCTGGCCGCCTGGACCCCGCTCAGCGCCCTGCTGGTGCGCCGCCTGCCCGCGCACCCCGCGAACCGGGCCGCCGCGCTGGAGCGCGTGGAGCGGTACGTCCGGGCCAGGCAGGAGGGTTCGACGGCGGAGCAGGTGCGGCTCAAGCTCGGCGTCGCGCCGCGCGTCGGCCCCCGCCTGCCGACGCGCTCCACCGCGCCGCTGGTGGTGGTCGGCGAGCCGGGCGCGGGCAAGACGTCGCTGCTGCTGGAACTCGCCGCCACGCTGGTGCACCGCGCGAAGGCCGACGAGGACCGGCTGGTGCCGGTGCTGGTGGACCTGGGCGGGTGGCGGCCCGCGGAGGACTTCGGCGAGTGGCTGCTGGGGCACCTCGCCCGGCGGTACCGGATCGGCGCGCGGCTGGGCCGGGCGTGGCTGCGGGAGCGGCGGCTGGCGGTGCTGTTCGACGACCTGGACGAGGTGCCCGAGGCCGACCGCGCCGAGTGCCTGGCGTGGATCACCGCGCTGCGGCTGCCGCACGTCGTGCTGTGCTGCTCCACCGACGACTACGAACGGCTGCCGCGCTACGACGTGGTGCACGTGGAACCGCTGCGGCGCACCGACGTCCTCGGTCTGATCGCGGCGTGCGCGCCCCGCCTGGACGGGCTGGCCGAGGCGCTGGCGAAGGACCCGGACGCGTGGGACGAGGTGCGCACGCCGCTGGCGTTCGGGCTGCTGGCCCTGGCCTACCGGGCGGGGCGCGCGGAGTACCGGGGCGTGCTCGACACCTACGTGGTCGAGTCGGTGGCGCGCGGGCCGGGGCGGGCCGAGCGGACGTTGCGCGCGCTGCGGTTCCTGGCCCGGATCGCCCGCCGCCGCGCGGACCTCGTGGCCCGCCACCGGCTGCCGCGCCGGGAGGTGTGGCTGGACTTCGTCGGGCCCGAGGTGGTGTGGCGGCTGTTCCGGCGGGCCGCGCCGGGTGCGCTGGCGGGCGCGGCGGCGGCGCTGTGCCTCGTGGTGGGGCTGGCGTTCGGGGTCGTCGCGGCGGTGGTGGCTGCGGTGTGCGCGGCGGCGTTGCGGCGCGGGCGGTTCCCCGCACCGGTGGGTGACCGGGCGGGCGGCGCGCGGTGGGCGGCGACGGGTTTCGCGGCGGGCGCGCTGGTCGTGGGCGCGGTGGCGGTGGTGGGCGGCCGGCTGGGCGGGCAGATGGCGCGCTGGCCCGCGCCCGTCGGGTTCGGGCTGGTGCTGGTCGTGGCGTTCCTGGTGGCGCTGGGCGTGACGCGGGACCGGTACTGGGCGGTGGCGTCCGCGCTCGTGCCTGCGGCGGTGATGGTCCGGACCGGTCCGGCGGCCCTCCTGGCGGCGCTGGGCGTCGGGCTGTGCGCGGGCGCGGTGGTCGGCGTGCTGACCGGCGGGCTGACGAGGGTGTGGGAGGGCCTGCGCGGCGTCGCGCCGGCGGGACGCGGTCCGCGCTCGGCGCCCGTCGCGGGGCTGGCCGGCGCCGGGCTCGCCGCGGTGCTCGGCGCGGCGCCGGGCGTGGTGCTCGGCACCCTGCCGGGCGTGGTGCTCGGCACCGTGTTCGGCGCGGTGCCCCAGTGGACGGGCGTCGGGCCGGTGACCGGGCTGCTCATCGGGCTCGCCGTGACGCCGGTGGCCGCGCGACCGTGCGAGCCGGTCGCCGAACTGCTCGCCAAGCCGCTCGCGCTGGACGAGTTCCCGCTGCGGCGCAAGGCGGTCATCCAGTCGGCCCTGGACCGGGTGCTGCTCGTGGACGGCCACCGCTTCCCGCACGCCCTGGTGCGCGACCACCTGGCCGCGTGCGACCCGGTGGAACTGGGCGCGACCGCGGAGCGCCGGCGGGAAGGGCTCAGCCCCACCGCGTCCGGCCCCAGGGCTTGA
- a CDS encoding alpha/beta fold hydrolase, whose product MPTAALNGITVNYHVEGAGDLVVLVMGTGSPGRVWHPHQVPALRAAGFRVATFDNRGIPPTDECASGMEVEDLVGDTAALIEHLGGPAHVVGTSIGARVAQELALARPDLLKRAVLLGTAGRDDPVQHALSQGERALYDQGITLPGRYFAAVNAVLNLSPATLRDPVAARDWLDVFEFTGPAVGAGVRAQYELDEFGNRLDAYRAIRVPCLVVGFADDRVLPPHLGREVAEAIPGARYEEVADAGHYGFLERPAEVNRLIVDFLTG is encoded by the coding sequence ATGCCGACAGCCGCGCTCAACGGGATCACGGTCAACTACCACGTGGAGGGCGCCGGCGACCTGGTCGTGCTGGTGATGGGCACCGGCAGCCCCGGCCGGGTGTGGCACCCGCACCAGGTGCCCGCGCTGCGGGCGGCCGGTTTCCGGGTGGCGACGTTCGACAACCGGGGCATCCCGCCGACGGACGAGTGCGCTTCCGGCATGGAGGTCGAGGACCTCGTCGGCGACACGGCCGCGCTGATCGAGCACCTCGGCGGCCCCGCGCACGTCGTCGGCACGTCGATCGGCGCACGCGTCGCCCAGGAACTGGCGCTGGCCCGGCCCGACCTCCTCAAGCGCGCCGTCCTGCTCGGCACGGCCGGCCGCGACGACCCGGTGCAGCACGCCCTGTCGCAGGGCGAACGCGCCCTGTACGACCAGGGGATCACGTTGCCCGGCCGGTACTTCGCGGCGGTCAACGCGGTGCTCAACCTCTCCCCCGCGACCCTGCGCGACCCGGTGGCGGCCCGCGACTGGCTCGACGTCTTCGAGTTCACCGGGCCGGCCGTCGGCGCGGGCGTGCGGGCGCAGTACGAGCTGGACGAGTTCGGCAACCGGCTCGACGCCTACCGGGCCATCCGGGTGCCCTGCCTGGTGGTGGGCTTCGCCGACGACCGCGTCCTGCCGCCGCACCTGGGGCGCGAGGTGGCCGAGGCGATCCCCGGCGCGCGGTACGAGGAGGTCGCCGACGCGGGGCACTACGGCTTCCTCGAACGGCCGGCCGAGGTGAACCGGCTGATCGTGGACTTCCTGACGGGCTGA
- a CDS encoding pentapeptide repeat-containing protein: MSGRRELPLVPGGLRADCERCFGLCCVVPAFAASSDFAIDKPARTPCRNLGADFRCGIHTGLRDRGFRGCTVYDCFGAGQQVAQVTFAGRSWRDAPETAELMFDVFPVMRELHELLWYLTEALRLDTPLHADLTEARADVAALTAAPPHELAELDVGPRWRTVSGLLERVSAHVRAAHGKRKSKRGADLIGRRLAGADLRGVDLRGAYLIGADLSRADLRCADLIGADLRGADLSGADLTGALFLTQAQVDAAKGDGKTVLPPTLTRPGHWR; encoded by the coding sequence GTGTCCGGCAGGCGTGAGCTGCCCCTCGTGCCCGGCGGGCTCCGCGCCGACTGCGAGCGCTGCTTCGGCCTGTGCTGCGTGGTGCCCGCGTTCGCCGCCTCGTCGGACTTCGCGATCGACAAGCCGGCCCGCACGCCGTGCCGCAACCTCGGCGCGGACTTCCGCTGCGGCATCCACACCGGCCTGCGCGACCGGGGTTTCCGCGGCTGCACGGTCTACGACTGCTTCGGCGCGGGCCAGCAGGTCGCCCAGGTGACGTTCGCCGGGCGGAGCTGGCGGGACGCCCCGGAGACGGCCGAGCTGATGTTCGACGTCTTCCCGGTGATGCGCGAGCTGCACGAACTGCTCTGGTACCTCACCGAAGCGCTCCGCCTGGACACCCCGCTGCACGCCGACCTGACGGAGGCGCGGGCGGACGTCGCGGCGCTCACCGCCGCGCCGCCGCACGAGCTGGCGGAGCTGGACGTCGGGCCGCGGTGGCGCACGGTGAGCGGGCTGCTGGAGCGGGTCAGCGCGCACGTCCGGGCCGCGCACGGCAAGCGGAAGTCCAAGCGCGGCGCGGACCTGATCGGCCGCAGGCTCGCCGGGGCGGACCTGCGCGGCGTCGACCTGCGCGGCGCGTACCTGATCGGCGCCGACCTCTCCCGCGCGGACCTGCGGTGCGCGGACCTCATCGGCGCGGACCTGCGGGGTGCGGACCTGAGCGGCGCGGACCTCACCGGCGCGCTGTTCCTGACGCAGGCCCAAGTGGACGCCGCGAAGGGTGACGGGAAGACCGTCCTGCCCCCGACCCTGACCCGGCCCGGCCACTGGCGCTGA
- a CDS encoding TetR/AcrR family transcriptional regulator, with product MGRPRGFDDAAVVAAAMEMFWSKGYEATSTEDLCACTGLGRSSLYNAYGSKHGLYERVLRRYAEVDLGCRRQVLEGPGPVKDRLRAFLLAVIDDDLADPDRRGCLAVNAAVDAGGTDERVAEEVRRQFGRLEVLVCHLIAAGQRSGELSGDVEPLVSARFLLSAYYGLRVLSKVTHDRRALEDVVDGALARL from the coding sequence GTGGGCAGGCCGCGGGGTTTCGACGACGCGGCGGTCGTGGCCGCCGCGATGGAGATGTTCTGGTCGAAGGGGTACGAGGCCACTTCGACGGAGGACCTGTGCGCCTGCACGGGTCTCGGGCGGAGCAGCCTGTACAACGCCTACGGCAGCAAGCACGGCCTGTACGAGCGGGTGCTGCGCCGGTACGCCGAGGTGGACCTCGGCTGCCGGCGGCAGGTCCTGGAGGGGCCGGGCCCGGTGAAGGACCGGCTGCGGGCGTTCCTGCTGGCCGTGATCGACGACGACCTGGCCGACCCGGACCGGCGCGGGTGCCTGGCGGTGAACGCCGCCGTCGACGCGGGCGGCACCGACGAGCGGGTGGCGGAGGAGGTGCGGCGGCAGTTCGGGCGGTTGGAGGTGCTGGTGTGCCACCTGATCGCGGCGGGGCAGCGGTCGGGTGAGCTGTCGGGTGACGTCGAGCCGCTGGTGAGCGCCCGGTTCCTGCTGAGCGCCTACTACGGGTTGCGCGTGCTGTCGAAGGTGACGCACGACCGGCGGGCGTTGGAGGACGTGGTGGACGGGGCGTTGGCGCGGCTGTAG
- the recQ gene encoding DNA helicase RecQ, whose amino-acid sequence MGSHEVLRRVFGYDSFRGDQQEIVEHVIGGGDALVLMPTGGGKSLCYQIPSLVRDGVGVVVSPLIALMQDQVDALRDLGVRAGFLNSTQYPDERSLVEAEFLAGELDLLYLAPERLRVEQTVRLLERGKIALFAIDEAHCVSQWGHDFRPDYLALSHLHERWPDVPRVALTATATKATHAEIAQRLDLTGARHFVASFDRPNIQYRIVPKNEPKKQLLELLRNEHAGDAGIVYCLSRNSVEKTAEFLNQNGVRALPYHAGLDSGTRAENQARFLREDGLVMVATIAFGMGIDKPDVRFVAHLDLPKSVEGYYQETGRAGRDGLPSTAWLAYGLQDVVQQRKMIEDSEGDQQHRRRLVAHLEAMLALCETVECRRVQLLDYFGQRGEPCGNCDTCLEPPETWDGTVPAQKVLSTVYRLKNERRQKFGAGQTIDILLGRKTAKVIQFDHDALSVFGIGTELNESGWRGVVRQLLAQGLLAVEGEYSTLVLTPGSEEVLYRGRKVLMRREAERAAKVRTAKSKRAEPVELPAEAAPVFERLRAWRAATAKEQGVPAYVIFHDATLRQIATAGPSTLAELGTVNGVGENKLAKYGQQILDTLAS is encoded by the coding sequence GTGGGTTCGCATGAGGTTCTGCGAAGGGTCTTCGGGTACGACTCCTTCCGGGGCGACCAGCAGGAGATCGTCGAGCACGTCATCGGTGGGGGTGACGCGCTCGTCCTCATGCCCACCGGCGGCGGCAAATCGCTGTGCTACCAGATACCGTCGTTGGTGCGCGACGGCGTCGGGGTGGTCGTCTCGCCCCTGATCGCGCTCATGCAGGACCAGGTCGACGCCCTGCGCGACCTCGGCGTGCGGGCCGGGTTCCTCAACTCCACGCAGTACCCCGACGAGCGCTCGCTGGTCGAGGCCGAATTCCTCGCCGGCGAGCTGGACCTGCTCTACCTCGCGCCCGAGCGGCTGCGCGTGGAGCAGACCGTGCGGTTGCTGGAGCGCGGGAAGATCGCCCTGTTCGCGATCGACGAGGCGCACTGCGTGTCGCAGTGGGGCCACGACTTCCGGCCCGACTACCTCGCCCTCTCCCACCTGCACGAACGGTGGCCCGACGTGCCGCGGGTCGCGTTGACGGCCACGGCCACCAAGGCCACCCACGCCGAGATCGCGCAGCGGCTGGACCTGACCGGCGCGCGGCACTTCGTCGCCAGTTTCGACCGGCCCAACATCCAGTACCGGATCGTCCCGAAGAACGAGCCGAAGAAGCAGCTGCTGGAACTGCTGCGGAACGAGCACGCGGGCGACGCCGGAATCGTCTACTGCCTGTCCCGCAATTCCGTCGAGAAGACCGCGGAATTCCTCAACCAGAACGGCGTCCGGGCGCTCCCCTACCACGCCGGGCTCGATTCCGGCACGCGCGCGGAGAACCAGGCGCGATTCCTCCGCGAGGACGGCCTGGTGATGGTCGCGACGATCGCGTTCGGCATGGGCATCGACAAGCCCGACGTGCGGTTCGTCGCGCACCTCGACCTGCCGAAGTCGGTCGAGGGCTACTACCAGGAGACGGGCCGCGCCGGGCGCGACGGGCTGCCGTCCACGGCCTGGCTCGCGTACGGCCTCCAGGACGTCGTGCAGCAGCGCAAGATGATCGAGGACTCCGAGGGCGACCAGCAGCACCGCCGCCGGCTCGTCGCCCACCTGGAGGCGATGCTGGCGCTGTGCGAGACGGTCGAGTGCCGCCGCGTCCAGCTCCTCGACTACTTCGGCCAGCGCGGCGAGCCGTGCGGCAACTGCGACACCTGCCTGGAGCCGCCGGAGACGTGGGACGGCACGGTGCCCGCGCAGAAGGTGCTGTCCACCGTGTACCGCCTCAAGAACGAGCGGCGGCAGAAGTTCGGCGCCGGGCAGACCATCGACATCCTGCTGGGGCGCAAGACGGCCAAGGTCATCCAGTTCGACCACGACGCGCTGTCGGTGTTCGGCATCGGCACCGAGCTGAACGAGAGCGGCTGGCGCGGCGTCGTGCGGCAGCTGCTGGCCCAGGGGCTGCTCGCGGTCGAGGGCGAGTACTCGACGCTCGTGCTCACGCCGGGCAGCGAGGAGGTGCTCTACCGGGGCCGCAAGGTGCTCATGCGGCGGGAGGCCGAGCGCGCCGCGAAGGTCCGCACCGCCAAGTCGAAGCGCGCCGAGCCGGTGGAGCTGCCCGCCGAGGCCGCGCCGGTCTTCGAGCGCCTGCGGGCGTGGCGGGCGGCGACGGCCAAGGAGCAGGGCGTCCCCGCGTACGTGATCTTCCACGACGCGACGCTGCGGCAGATCGCGACCGCCGGGCCGAGCACGCTGGCCGAGCTGGGCACGGTCAACGGGGTCGGCGAGAACAAGCTGGCGAAGTACGGTCAGCAGATCCTGGACACGCTCGCGTCATGA
- a CDS encoding DUF2269 domain-containing protein yields MRLQPTARKSVLLLHVVSSVGWLGVTVGDLVLAVAAFDRPELYRAMALLGDRVVLPMGLVALVSGVVVSVGTRWGLVKYRWVLVKFVLTVIAVVATAFALRSGLHRAADGAATGDVGGAGVDVLVASCVSLAIYTVNTALSVFKPWGRTRWG; encoded by the coding sequence ATGCGACTCCAGCCGACCGCCCGCAAGTCCGTCCTCCTGCTGCACGTCGTCTCGTCGGTCGGGTGGCTCGGCGTCACCGTCGGCGACCTCGTCCTGGCGGTCGCGGCGTTCGACCGGCCCGAGCTGTACCGGGCGATGGCGTTGCTGGGCGACCGCGTCGTGCTGCCGATGGGCCTGGTCGCGCTGGTGTCCGGGGTCGTGGTGTCCGTGGGCACGAGGTGGGGCCTGGTGAAGTACCGCTGGGTGCTGGTGAAGTTCGTGCTGACGGTGATCGCCGTGGTGGCGACGGCCTTCGCGCTGCGGTCCGGCCTGCACCGCGCGGCGGACGGCGCGGCGACCGGCGACGTCGGCGGCGCGGGGGTGGACGTGCTCGTCGCGTCCTGCGTGTCGCTGGCCATCTACACGGTCAACACCGCGCTGTCGGTGTTCAAGCCCTGGGGCCGGACGCGGTGGGGCTGA
- a CDS encoding DNA/RNA helicase domain-containing protein yields the protein MHVYQGSVRDAAEVLRSDPDGFVAGCVDRFRRGRGEQPGDAEIRSWRNSWPVLVAALLRAGLGDLALVLEFELPGTGERVDALVLGARPGGGLTGVVVELKQWDRVRRADSLEVEIAPGIERVHPCRQTAGYLSYLERWLEDATLDLLFRGVAVLHNARSDLARRLRAEVDGRPGSGAVPILSGDELTDAVPGDLAALLGCADLRSPAEEQLARFLALEHRPSPKLFAALDEILARKSEFILLGEQQAAQVRVAKAVVDAVPGRRRVIAVTGGPGTGKTVVALRLLADIPFLTAKAGRLTTRLLTPSGTLMRQLQRALDERTRTRGLFAFPDAPLGDGVIPLVDEAHRLRNGPFQARRLVRKAPVSVFLLDERQVIRPNEGVTVEQLRRVAAEEGAEFRHVELTSQFRCGGSQAYLNWLSRLLSDEGRPPAWTGADYDAGVVRDPDELDAWVRRQGPAGRVAAGFCWPWPKRVEGRPLSDDVVIRWTDREGVDRVWRRPWNAGSAHRGPDGTIIAPRREFWATDRGGQDQVGCVYTCQGLEYDYGGVIFGADLVRRDDRWVADPRRSHDTALNSLSPDRYLPLALNTYWVLASRATRGCRFYSTDPETQRFLSGLC from the coding sequence ATGCACGTGTACCAGGGCTCCGTCCGGGACGCGGCCGAGGTGCTGCGGTCCGACCCCGACGGCTTCGTCGCCGGGTGCGTCGACAGGTTCCGGCGTGGCCGGGGTGAACAACCGGGCGACGCCGAGATCCGGAGTTGGCGCAACAGCTGGCCGGTGCTGGTGGCCGCGTTGCTCAGGGCCGGCCTCGGGGACCTGGCGCTGGTGCTCGAGTTCGAGCTGCCCGGCACCGGTGAGCGGGTCGACGCCCTGGTGCTGGGCGCGCGACCCGGCGGCGGGTTGACGGGTGTGGTCGTGGAACTCAAGCAGTGGGACCGGGTCCGGCGCGCCGATTCGCTGGAAGTGGAGATCGCCCCGGGGATCGAGCGGGTGCACCCGTGCCGGCAGACCGCCGGTTACCTGAGCTACCTGGAGCGGTGGCTCGAGGACGCGACCCTGGACCTGCTGTTCCGCGGCGTCGCCGTGCTGCACAACGCCCGGAGCGACCTGGCGCGGCGGCTGCGCGCCGAGGTCGACGGCCGACCGGGCAGCGGCGCCGTGCCGATCCTGTCCGGCGACGAGTTGACCGACGCCGTGCCGGGCGACCTCGCCGCGCTGCTCGGGTGCGCGGACCTGAGGTCGCCTGCCGAGGAGCAGCTCGCCCGGTTCCTCGCCCTGGAGCACCGCCCCTCGCCGAAGCTGTTCGCCGCGCTCGACGAGATCCTCGCGCGGAAGTCGGAGTTCATCCTGCTCGGCGAGCAGCAGGCGGCGCAGGTGCGGGTGGCGAAGGCGGTGGTGGACGCCGTCCCCGGTCGCCGGCGGGTGATCGCGGTGACCGGCGGACCGGGCACGGGCAAGACCGTGGTCGCGCTGAGGCTGCTCGCCGACATCCCGTTCCTCACCGCGAAGGCGGGCCGGCTGACCACCCGCCTGCTCACGCCGTCGGGCACGCTGATGCGCCAGCTCCAACGCGCGTTGGACGAGCGGACCCGAACCAGGGGGCTGTTCGCGTTCCCGGACGCGCCCCTCGGCGACGGCGTCATCCCGCTGGTGGACGAGGCGCACCGACTCAGGAACGGGCCGTTCCAAGCCCGTCGCCTGGTCAGGAAGGCCCCGGTCAGCGTCTTCCTGCTGGACGAGCGCCAGGTGATCCGGCCGAACGAGGGCGTCACCGTCGAGCAGCTGCGGCGCGTCGCGGCGGAGGAGGGCGCCGAGTTCCGCCACGTCGAGTTGACCAGCCAGTTCCGCTGCGGCGGTTCCCAGGCTTACCTGAACTGGTTGAGCCGGCTGCTGTCGGACGAGGGCCGGCCGCCGGCGTGGACCGGAGCGGACTACGACGCGGGTGTGGTCCGGGACCCGGACGAGCTGGACGCCTGGGTCCGGCGGCAGGGGCCCGCCGGGCGCGTCGCGGCGGGCTTCTGCTGGCCGTGGCCGAAGCGCGTGGAGGGCAGGCCGCTCAGCGACGACGTCGTCATCCGCTGGACCGACCGCGAGGGGGTCGACCGGGTCTGGCGACGGCCTTGGAACGCCGGCTCCGCCCACCGCGGCCCCGACGGCACGATCATCGCCCCGCGCCGCGAGTTCTGGGCGACCGACCGGGGCGGGCAGGACCAGGTCGGCTGCGTCTACACGTGCCAGGGCCTCGAGTACGACTACGGCGGCGTGATCTTCGGCGCGGACCTGGTCCGCCGCGACGACCGCTGGGTGGCGGACCCGCGGCGAAGCCACGACACGGCCCTCAACAGCCTCTCCCCCGACCGCTACCTGCCGCTGGCGCTGAACACCTACTGGGTGCTGGCCAGCCGGGCGACGCGGGGCTGCCGGTTCTACTCCACCGACCCCGAGACGCAACGCTTCCTGAGCGGCCTGTGCTGA
- a CDS encoding HNH endonuclease produces MGYTDVRRQDVVAAMAEYDRKGREAFLAEYGYDKARLYVLVHDGKRYDSKAIVGVAHKYRNGTALRHDQLIGGRATVGRHLVALGFRVDGMGAPAGGARSGPEDDAEPSGARPTSAERAGWSTEEFLARLITLDRRRAEQSGKRQALALLWAIGRWHGRATRWHAEEDFCRGVGDVLRDYDGDPGPEAVKDLFWHLEGTGVWRVDATAAGTGPVAGFDDRCHELLSSVQVRTRAINALRGRHLDDITETEELLASLGLADYARAGGRPRPRTGPARRRRRSGDVVARRRSVADHVIALHDHTCQFCGTRLLTGVGFYSECAHIRGVGAPHHGPDDLGNALCLCPNCHARFDRFGIYVDADGVVRQVHDNAVLGELRHHPEHEVDEEHIRYHRELCRITPE; encoded by the coding sequence ATGGGGTACACGGACGTCCGGCGGCAGGACGTGGTGGCGGCGATGGCCGAGTACGACCGGAAGGGGCGGGAAGCCTTCCTGGCCGAGTACGGGTACGACAAAGCCCGGCTGTACGTGCTCGTCCACGACGGCAAGCGGTACGACTCCAAGGCGATCGTGGGCGTCGCGCACAAGTACCGGAACGGCACGGCGTTGCGGCACGACCAGCTCATCGGCGGACGGGCGACCGTCGGGCGGCACCTGGTGGCGCTCGGCTTCCGGGTCGACGGGATGGGCGCGCCCGCCGGGGGTGCCCGCTCCGGGCCGGAGGACGACGCCGAGCCGTCCGGCGCGCGGCCCACCAGCGCCGAGCGGGCGGGGTGGTCGACCGAGGAGTTCCTGGCCCGCTTGATCACCCTCGACCGGCGGCGGGCGGAGCAGTCCGGGAAGCGGCAGGCGCTGGCGCTGCTGTGGGCGATCGGCCGGTGGCACGGGCGCGCCACGAGGTGGCACGCGGAGGAGGACTTCTGCCGCGGTGTCGGCGACGTGCTCCGCGACTACGACGGCGACCCCGGCCCGGAGGCCGTGAAGGACCTGTTCTGGCACCTGGAGGGCACCGGGGTGTGGCGGGTCGACGCGACGGCCGCCGGCACGGGGCCCGTGGCGGGCTTCGACGACCGGTGCCATGAGCTGCTGTCGTCCGTCCAGGTTCGCACGCGGGCGATCAACGCCCTGCGCGGACGCCACCTGGACGACATCACCGAAACGGAGGAATTGCTCGCGAGCCTGGGGTTGGCGGACTACGCGCGGGCCGGCGGGCGGCCCCGGCCGAGGACCGGCCCCGCCCGGCGGCGGAGGCGGAGCGGGGACGTCGTCGCCCGTCGTCGGAGCGTCGCCGACCACGTCATCGCCCTGCACGACCACACGTGCCAGTTCTGCGGCACGCGGCTCCTCACCGGGGTCGGCTTCTACAGCGAGTGCGCGCACATCAGGGGCGTGGGCGCGCCGCACCACGGGCCGGACGACCTCGGCAACGCCCTGTGCCTGTGCCCGAACTGCCACGCGCGGTTCGACCGGTTCGGCATCTACGTCGACGCCGATGGCGTGGTCCGCCAGGTCCACGACAACGCGGTGCTCGGCGAGCTGCGCCACCACCCCGAGCACGAGGTCGACGAGGAGCACATCCGGTACCACCGGGAGCTGTGCCGCATCACGCCGGAGTAG